The genomic stretch gatcaagaagaatgaacctatctcatccatacttgtattggttcatctgacacaaggtcattgatgaaccaattagccttaagacattagagatttaattggtcaatgaaaggaacgggaaagaataaggatgaagatgagGGGGGAagggaatgagagaaacacaaatcggtcatgggaggaattttatcaaattaaaatcattcatttattttgggagatgaaatgtacatttcaccaatcccctaaatccaatgattttaatccaacaaaagtcaaatcaaccttgaccaaagcccaaaTAAATAGtcaaacataatttttaaaaatggctcaacataatttttgcacaattaatcaattaaaattaattttgaaatgcattaaaattcaatttaatttggtcaaaacctaaaatctcttcaaaacaccaaataaaagGCCAAGaaatttatcctaggtcaaacaaggtcaagagaccttagacaaaaaatttcataattttttaaaagtcaaaagtatttttaaacaattaaaaatctgcacaaaaacatttaattcatgaaaaatatcaaaattaatccaaaaaataactttaattcaaaaaatgaaagagaaaaatacttaaagattttttgtgtgagtcccatattttttggattaaaaatgaaattattatgaattaaacaaaataaagcaattaaacataaattcagaaattaaaaggataataaaaaaaacaagggccattatatctccctcattaattgaggtggcagatctgatggccacacgccCGCGTTCCACCTTGCTCCTTGGTCAATGCAATGTACGCGTGGTAATTATAATGAACGCTTAAGATTAAAATATTTGAACCAGATCAGATGACTTGGGCTTTGCCAAcgcaccaccagagccctagctccggttaTCTTCTCCAGTGATcaccaccggactggtccactggtccaacctcaacttaatgaaaaatgaaaaacaaggacactatttcaaagagaaaatgctcaggagttTGAATCGGATCTCAGttttctccaattccaaatatataaaaagatacacgaatttgaattttgaggatcatgaactgagttgcttcgatttgacctcaaagcaactcaatcttgttgcctacattggtaggactccAGCTAACCAAAAATCAATCACAATAGTTGAGAAATAAGGGAGAATCGAATAaaagaagtttctgaaatttcaccttcgagtaacttcaattcaacttgatcttgatctggatttgcttgatccttcctcctcttgcttgcagtaatcaattgagatggaaaagacaatgaattcttggagtttgaacttcaaaacagaaagtgaaatttaaactcgatttcaaagaaatcttcaagaaattctatggtatgagggtctgagttctcttggcaaagtttgggcaaggtgttgatgtGAATTTTGAGgccatgagcttgtttaaataggcaagggaattgacctttgcaccacttgaattttgccaaaattggaaaccaaggtgcatggatgcatgggcaatggTTTGGGCCTGAAGAGTGATGCAATCCATCTCCAATTCGTGCACAAAGAGTACCGaggtcatcacatggaagcataCAAAGAGGAATGATCATCTGAATCCAAATCTTGCCAAAATAAATCCCACAAAggagccatgcgcaagtccctcaattttagtccaaatgagatgatcttggactttttggaaaggtgagatcaatgGGAACATCGAAACTTATTGGAAAATGATGTTCAATGCCATTATTGTTGAGGTTTCCCGAGCAGGTAATACTACTTTCAAAATCGGTTATATTTCTATGTTGGATCTCAATATTCTTAATGGCTTCAATGTGAAGTTGAATCCTCCCAAGTCTTGTATAGTGAAAAAGTTTCTCTGACATCCTCCTATTATGAATTGGGTAAAATGTAATACTGATGGTGCCTCTATGGGAGTTCTGGGTATTGCTGCTTGTGGTGGTATTTACAGAGATCATAATGGAAAATATCTTGGTAGCTTCTCAATTAATATTGAGGTAGAGAATGCCTTCATGGTAGAGCTTACAGCTGCTATAGTGGCTATTGAGATTGCGAAGGACAAAAACTGAATCATCTTTAGTtagaatcaaattaaaaattAGTTGTTCTTGCGTTCAAAAAACCTTCTATGATTTCTTGGAGCCTTTGAAACATGTGGGAGAATATTTTGCATCATACTAGATTCATTTATTTTTTGGTAACTCATATCTTTAGGGAATATAATCATTTCACGAACAAACTTGCTAACATAGATTTAGATGTACATGATTTTATAAACTGTGATGTAGTTCATAGAAATATTCTTATGATTTTTCCTAATAATTATGTAGATCTTCCTTCCTATAGAATTTGTAATTTTGGTTTGATCCTTCATTTTTTTCTTATTAAGTACATCTTTCTTTTAAATATATTTTGTGGTGGTCTTGTGCCACCTTctttttagaaaaaaaaaatctaactcTCTCAAATCAAACCTACCGTAAACATGTTCCGTAGTTAAATAAATTAGTATTATTTTTAAACCCTTCGTCCCAGACCTAAAATATCCGAACCAGTTGCATTTTTCGATAAACCCCTAAACCCCTCTGAACAGAAGCAACCATGGTGGAAAATTCCGCCGCCGGACACGGCGGAGTGATCAGCTACGAAGCAAAACTGAAAGAATTACTTCACCGAATCACTTCATCAGAGATAAAGCTAGTTTCAGACGCCACGAAAGAGTTCGTAAAGCTCTTAAAGAGCGACAATGGAGCAAAACTTCTCCGCGACTACGTTCTCAGTTCTCCCAAATGCTCCGAGTTATTAGAAGCCTGGAAGTTAAGACAAGGAAAACAAGGTTTGCACTACGTTTTTGCGTTAATTTCCGCTTTACTCAGTCACCGCAATGGTAAACAGAAACAAGGTTTCAATGATGCTGAGAGTGTGAGTATTGCTAGGGATTTGGATAAATTCGCGAGGTTGATTGTTACAGATTATTTGAATGATTTATATAAAGAGTTGAATGGTAAGGAATTGAAACGGCAGAAAGCGGCGTTGTTGCTTTTGGCTTCGATTGTTCGGCGGGGACCGAGTATAGCTTCGGAGGTTGCGAAGAGTTTTGATTTTAAGGTTTCAGGATTCGCGGCATTGGCGAAGAGGACGAGGAAAAGTGAAGGTAAGAGAGAGGTTTTGTTGAGGAAGTCGTTTGTGGGATTCGCAATGTCGTTTTTGGAGGTTGGAAAGCCGGGATTGTTGCGTTGGATTTTGCAGCAGAGGGAGATGTATTCCGGTGTGCTTCGTGGATTGGAGAACGACGATGATGAGACAGTTGTTTTTGTTTTGTCTACTTTGAGGGATTATGTTCTTGTTGAGGCGTCGTTGGTGCCGCCGGGGTTGAGGAGTGTTTTGTTTGGGAGTGTTACTTTGGAGCAGTTGGTTGGTATTTGTGGAAGGGAAGGTGGTGGAGATGCTGCTAAAATTGCTTTTGATGTTCTTGTTTTGGTTTGTACTGATCCGAGTAATGGATTGATGCCTGATTCGAAGAAGCGTCCGCATCCTTTGAAGGGTAATCAGAAGAGGATGATGGATTTGTTGAAGAAGATGTGGCCTACCGAGGTTCAGTATCATAGGGATTTGCTTTTGGCCATCGTCAATGCTCAACCTACTTTTGGTTTGTTGTACATAAAAGAATTTCCTCACAATGTTGAAAACTATAAATCTTCTTCATGGTTAGTGTATTGGTTATATGCATTTTTATTTCTCCCTGTATCCATTATTGTCTTTATACTTTATGTATGATATTATTATATACATATGATTAATGTTAGCATCATATAGTTGAAACCCACTAAATAACTGGGgttcattttctttcttttttatttgaTAGGAAAATGTTAGTGGTTAATTTGTTAGAGGGAGGGGGATTCATTAGCATGCTCAGTCTGCAGGGTCATTAGATCCGGTTTAGGGTTGCAAATGCACCTTCAACGCGAATTTTGTGTAAATCCATGTTTAGAGAGACAAAAGAAAGTTTTATTCCATCAATGAGTAGATTTATGTAGCTCACTCTCTTTGTCACACATGATTATTAGACAGATAGAACCAATAAAATGGGGAAGAATCCCCTTTAATTACAAACAAGGGAAACACTTAGAGGTTCTGCCTAAACAATAACAGAGCTATCATAGACCTCCTACGTAACACTCCTCCAGCCTCACCTTCAGAGACAACTAGGGTTCATTCACTATCAGTGGGACTAGCTATGGAATTTTTTATCTATTGGCGATGGTTTTGGTTTTGCTAGCATTTTCTCTTCTATGTATATGTTTCCATTCCTTATATCTATTCGATTGTAACTTCTGTGTTTGCAGGATTTTTGCAGTATCTTTGGCAGCTGATTTGGTTTCTTCAATCAGCAATGGCATTTCCAAGGAATTTGGTAATTCCCGATCAAATGTTTCTTCCTCGATTGACAACATGGATTTACTTGACATTGTGAAGTGCTTGTTTCCTCGTCCATTCAGCAGGTCAATGTTTAATAAGGGGTTGCATCATGCTAATTCTTTTGTGAAACATGGTACTCTAAGGCTTCTTCTGGAGTTATTGAAACTGCTGGACTCCCTTTTTGATGGTTTGAACCACAATTCTAGTTCAGGCAATCCTTTGATGCAACATATGGTATCTGTCAAGCAAGAAATTCAGAATTATGTTCAACCTTATCTTCCTGATCTGCAGGTTTTATTAAATTTACTCTCCTCTTTAGATACCTGTTATGAATCTAACAACTCAAGCTTGAAGAGAAATGCCTCCCATCGTGAACATGATGGGAATAGTAGAAAGAAGTTAAAAATGGATACTTCTGAGAGTGACATAGATATAATTGTTGGTGGGATAAGTTCTGCTCCAGATATTGATTTGAGTGGTAACAGGGGAACAGTTGACGATGCACTTAAAGAAGATGCACCAGATGATGCAGAGGATCTCAAGAATAACATTGGGGAAATATGGGGTTTGGAGCTTCATTCCATTGGTATCAGCACCCTAAAAGATGCAGAATCATACTTACTGTCTAAACTGCTTGATGCTCTCAGATATTATCATGTATGTTCAGTTTTATTTGGTATAGAGATTAACAAGAGAAGGCTTATGATTAATATATTTGTAATTTTTGGAGGATTAAATGTTGTCTGTCAGATAAAGTTTAAAATGAAATCTACACTGTTGTGTGTTATGCAGTTTTTGCACTTGCACCTAAGCTAAGAATGTCTTCTTAACTAGGGAAGGAAAGGAAGTCTGGTGTCatagttatttatttatttaactTTAATTTCTTTTCCCAAGTAACGCTTATCttatatttattttgtttttcttgTGCAGCGGAGTTTGCCTTTAACTTTGGATCATTCCTTTGATTCTTTCAAAGGTCTTCTTAAAAACCCATTAGAGTTAACAAGTCATCTGCAAGTCTCACTGTTGTCTTTGCTTATGGAATACATTCAATGGTGTCCAGAGAATGAAATTCCTACAAGAACTCCAGCCATGTTGTACAAATATCTACAGCCATTCACTAATTTGTTTATGTTTTCACCAATAAAAAAGGCAAGGAGTCTGGCATACCGGCTGGCCATGGCAGCTATGTACAGTACTGGTGCTTTTGACGGGAACCTTCATGAGATACATGCATGGCTTTTGTTTTTACCAGGTTATCAAAGGGAGCATTCCCCTGTTAATATATTGGAGGTGGATGTTTTACATAATTTGACTTCGTTTGTAATAACATTCTTATGTGACGCTGTTTCTACACTCGGGAATAATTTAGTAAAATATTGGAACATCCTTAAGAATCATGTACACTCTTTGGAAGGTGATAAAGGTAATTAACCCTAAAATCACTTATATTGGTTCTATTGCATTTTTATCTGGTCTGGTTAATTCTTTTGATCAAGGTGCATCCATTAGACTATATCTCAAGCTCATTTTCTACTGTCATTTCTTTGGGGAATGCTAACATTGTGTTGCAGAAATAATGGAGAAACTTTTGGCTCATTATTGCTACACTGAACTGGGGTTTTTCAATTTCATTGCAGATTTATCACCCGATGTTAGTCCTTTTATCGTATGTTTACTGGAGAAGTGTCTAAAGGTGATCCGATCAAAATCAGGAGCCTGCTCGTTGCCAAAAAAATCAATAGTATTATTATACACTTGCAACACAGTGAAATACCTCTTGCAAACACAGGTATGTGTATAACTGGACATATTTTAATTTACTCTTCTTGCAGTTTCTGCTTGTCTAATATTATATCTGTGTTTTTTATAGGTCAATGCTGAATTGTTATCTTCTGTAGTTAATGCAGACTTGACTGAGAGACTTGCCGACAGTTATGAGCATGATGAAGTCTTTCCTGAGTGGAAGCCTCTGAAGAATTTGTTGGATTTTGTGGAGGGCATTTCACACCAACAAAGTTGTTGCCTTTTATCTGGAAAAAAAGAATCTGTCCATCCTGATGGTTCTTTAGGAAATTCACTTGGTGATGTAAATAGACTATTAGGCGGTGGGGATGATCATCGGATGGCTGAAACAACTGTAGCTTTCATATCCTCCATTGTATGCGAAAATACTGATAAAATATCCACGAATCTGCCATCAGGTGTGATCATTTCACGCGACTTGCTTGATGTTCCTTTCTCTCTCTTATCATCTATATATTTTCTTGATTATAGTGTTCTTGTCCATGCTTCTAAGAGGTGGCCTGTGACGTTTTATGCTGGCTTGGACATGGCCATATCAGATCTGTGCAGTGACAGTCAAAATGCTGCTCTTATTGAGACATCTAATCTTACATTGTGTCCAGACTCTCTAACTTGTGGTCAACTCTTAGAGGCTTTTGAACCTGATTCTGCTGCATTTAGTATCGTTCTAAAACAGACACCTTTCCATGTGATATTTCCTGCAATGATGTGTATGAATGGTCATTGTGCATCAAAACTTTCTAAGATGCAAGATCTTCTGCTACATAAATTACGTGAATCCGTAAATGACCATTCACTCCTTCCCAGTCTGCAGCTTGTGCTGTTCTGGACTCATCAGATTCAGCTAAGTCACAAATTTATACCATTAGCTGAAATAGAACAACTTTTGAATATCTGTGTTATTCTTGTACAGAACCTATTAGGTCAATTATTGGTTCCGGAGAGTTGTTCTGACTTGTCTATAAAAGACTCTGCTTTCTCTTTCTCAAGTCATTACATTGAAGAAGTTATTACAACCATTTGTTGTCATCCCTCTATTCTGATGTCATTATCCTTTTCTTTAGGAAATAGCCGGAACATTAATGGAAATACAGGAACCGACTTTGATATCCTAAATGTACTATCTGGCGAGGGGTTTAAAAATTTTGGTAATCCAATTTTAGACATATTGACAATGAATCTGGACAACATGTGGTCATTATTTGGTGCTCACCTTTGTGGATCGAAAGCTGAAGACGTCGCTAATAATTTTGTGAAAATCTTTAAAGGGCTTCAACAGAAGCTGTTTCTGGAGATCAAGAAAAGATTTGAGTTGTGCATTGGTGTTAAAGATACGACGCCTCTCCTTCCAACATTGTATGCCTTACACACTTTGCATCGGTTTTTATCCCCTTTTCAGCTCCTTGAATTAGTAGATTGGATGTTCAATAGAGTTGGGATGGATGATTTGCCAACTAAGATGTCCTTTTTATCTGTTGGATGTTCCTTAGCTGCTTATGCTTTCAGCACTTTATCTTTTTATTTTCAGAAGTCAAGTGGAAACAGGATTTCATATGATTTGTTTTGGGAAATGGGTGAAAGCAACCTGAAAGCTGATATTTTTGAGCAGATATACAGTAAGGTAGTTGATTTTTCTGTAAATCATGAAATAGATTGTGCAGATAGCTGCTTGCATGAAGCTGTCAATGCTTTGTATAAGCAGAAAAATATGCAACAAGAAAATTTTCATCCTTTGATGTTGGTTGTGCGGAAAGTTATAATGAATACTCCTGTGAAATTGCTTTCTCTTTGCCTGTACAAAATGAATGCAAAGAGAGCTAGACTCTTACATATTCTCACCGAACTGAGCTCTCTGCATTCATCTATATTTGGGCATTTATTTTTGGGCCTAGTGAAGAGAAGTTTAGATCATGATCTTGGGGTTGCCGAAGCTCTTGATCTCAGTCTTTCAGAAGATCAGCTTATATTGCTTCTGCCGACCTCTTTATCATATTTGAGGTTAATTTTGAAGAGATTTGGGGATCTGAGTCACAGAGATGATTTTAAACAGATACCTTACTTCTATTCAAAAATCCTTTTAAAAGGTTTTAGTCAGTGGAAGAGCTTTTTGTCCAAAGACATATTTGAGGAGGAGTATGGAGAATCTGTCCCATCATCTGTTCAAGAACTTCTCTGTCTTACTGATTGTAGTCTCCTTGGAAAAACAATTCATATGTTGCAGTATCACTTTGCTCTTAATGGAGTTTCTCTGAAACTGAAGAAGCGTTTAAAGCTATTCAAATCCATTTTCCCCAAACTTGCCTTGCATGATGAGCTGATGGATTGTCATAGTCAATGTATTGATAGTTATTCTCTTTGCCAGTCTTTCAACATAATCAATCATGTTGTCGCAAAGATATCACTTTGTAAAATGTTACTGTTTCATGAAGAAGGTGGGGATTTGAAAGAGGTTGCTGTGGAAATGCAAAACAATTTGAAAGCATCCAGGATACGTTTCATAAATGTTTTGGTGGACATTTGGCAGGTTATTGTTCAGAAATTTTCTTTATCCTCTGATCAGTCTAGAACTGGGaaaagcacaagcatttcattGCTATATAATCACTTGGAAGTTTTTGTGTTAACAACCATTCTCGAGTTGACTGGAGAGATGCAAAGTGATCTTATTCAATCACAATCCATTACTTTCCTTGAGATATTATTCAGATCTGCTCTTCTCTATAGGTTCAGTGATCCTATGACAATGAAAACCCTCCAGGTTATAGTAACTCGGCTCAACAAGGGGAGGCTATCGTATGATTTATATCTTCAGTTATTACTTGCTCACTCTCAGTTTGCTCCCACTCTCCATTCAGCTCGCAGACCAGCTGGTTCATTTTTGAAGCCTGTATCCAGCATTTTGAAATGTATTGCCATTCCTTTTCTTGACCATTCAGAAAATAATGAGAAGCACAAAGTGCTAACAACCAAGCTCTCTAAAGGACCATTGGAAATTGTTAAATTGCTTTGGATACTCTTATGGACAAAGGCTCGTGAAACTGATTTAGATTCTCGAAATGAGATTGGCATAAATTTAAAAGAATTGCTTGCACTACTGCGTTATTCTTATGGTGCAACACTCAGTGAGATTGATTTGGCAATATACAATGTGATGAAACAAATTGAGTCCATGACTGGATCATGCCCTCAGAATCTAGAGGTAAATTCAGAAGCAATTGAGGAATGGACTAAAAGTCAGCAAAGGGACAACTTTCCAATTGACCCAGACGTATGTGTGTCAACAGTGCTCTTTTTTCCTTATGACAGAAGTATTTCTGATGAAGTGCCATCTGTAAACAAGACTGAAATTGACAGTATCAGGAAAAAGGTTGTAGCATGTTTTAATTTTTCTACTTGAAGCAGCGTTTCCTGCTTGTAGTTTTGTGCTTGTTCTTGTTCTGTTGCATAACTTTAACTAACTACTCAACATCCTTTGCAGATGTACTCTTCTCATGTTGAACTTAAAGAACGTTATGATCCTGTATTTATCTTGCGATTCTCAAATTATGGCCTGTCTAAAGCATCTATAGAGCCTGTAGAGTTTGCTGGATCAGGTTTGCTTGCAATTGCATTTGTTAGCATGTCTTCTCCAGATCAAGGGATACGAAGATTAGCTTATGACACACTTCTTAAATATAAGAATGCATTAGAGGTTGGTAACGAGCTTATCATTTTATGCTTAATGTTTCCTTTTCATCATAGAAAATTTAGTTAGGAAAATGTCATATATTTTTCAATTGTTTTACTATTGAATTAGTAATTTATTTATCTGTGTTTTCCCATTACACCTGCTTTGCTATTGGATCATGCTTATAGCTTTTCTTTGGGTGTTTTGCTCATCTTTTAGGAGAATAATTGTATTCATGGAAAAAGAAATTGGTCACTGCATTGCATGCTGACTCCTATTAGAAAGCTATCTTAGGATTCAATTTTCAccactattttattttattttatttttagaatTTGTTTAAAAAATGTTGAAAATTACAAAAGCTATTTTCACCATTTTATGtatatatttttgaaaatatgaGACATGGTGAAAACAAGGTTACATTATATAATTGTTAGTGAAGATAATTTTTTCCCCTCAAACCAAGCATCCCCTTATCTTGACCGTTTTACAAAATTTATTCTTCCAAAAATAAGCTTATGGGAAAAGTTCAACAAGAGCATCTTATGTTAGGAGTGAGTGGAAGCCTCTAAGACGCCTAGAAGCCTAAACTCGTGCAAAGCTAAGGCCAATATTGTTTTTTTTGTATCACTGTGGCTTGGGATTTTTCTAAGGGTTTATCTCTAGGGTTCAGGGCTCAATGAAGAAGGCGTTATTAGGATTAGAGCATACAAAAACATTGGATAGGCTTCTATCAAATTCAATCACTATAGCAGATTTGTCCTTTTATGAATGTGTTTGTCGCAcataagtttgttgttgatgtaTTGTGATTGATCAATAATCAGAATGTTTTACAGAAGTGCCAAAAGAGGAAGGATGTAATGGGACTCCGGCTTCTAATGAATTCTGTTCAAAACAGTATTGAAGAGTCATGGAAAAGAATCCCATCGGTTATTGCTCTCTTTGCTGCAGAGGCATCTTGTGTATTGTTAGATTCCTCGCATGATCATTATGCAGCTATAAATACGTTCTTGATACAGTCTTCTAAGTTGAATATGAAGGTATATATCTGTGTCTTGGAATTTTCTTTCATAAAGtttttttccttttgatttaCATAAGACATATGCTTTGCAAGGAATAATTATTTGTACGTTCCATTTGCTTCCATTTGTAGGTTATACCTCTCTTTGATAACTTTATATGGAGTTCATCCGTCAATTTCAAATCAGAGAGATCTTGGATACTTCGGCTAGTATATGCAGGACTGAACTCAGATGATGATGCCATGATATATATCAGGAACTCTATTCTTGAAACTCTAATGAGCTTTTATGTCTCTCCTTTCTCAGATGCTGTGTCAAAGGACCTGATCATTGAAGTAAACACACATTCCTAATTTTCCCGTCTTTCTATTGCATTATATATTGTTGTCACTTTTTGGTTGGCATTGTTTAAAATGACCAGAACTGTGTTTCTGCCCAAGCCCAATCTCATGAATTCATCTTATAGCTTAATTGTCAAATTTTGGATTGAATCATTAATCACAGTGCCATTTCTTTTAAATTGTTGAATCAAATCAAACCATAAATTTTATGATTCTTATTTAAAATTAATAGATTTGACTTAACAGCTTACACAATAAGTTATCCAATAATTTTTTGAATCTTATAAATGATGTTTTGATTTCATCCCATATAAATTTTATAATTCACATAAAAGTAAAAAATTAACAGGTCTAAATTAACATTTTACACAATAAGGTATCCAATAATTTTTCGAATCTTATAAATGATGTATTGACTTCATCCCATAGCAGTTGCACAACAGAAGGAGAACCAAGCCACTTAAATTCTTCACCGAACATCCCATACTATTTGAAGCGGGACTTGGACTTCGGGCATTCCATAATACCATAAGTCCCTATCCCATACCTATGTATGATGGGTAATAGTGAGATTGCTTAAGGACTCGATAAACTTTGTGGAACAGCTGGTTAAAAGTAGAGCACACTAATTTATATATTAACACTGTAAAGGTATTCATTTAAGGAATTAGGGGGATGCAGTGTTAGTGGTGATCATATTAAGTGTTTGCTTATTTCAAAGAGGCTGGCTGCTTGCTAGAACCACATACTTTGAAACCTGACCTTTATACTTTGAAACCACCATCTAGTTCAAAGCACTAGGAATATTATTTTCATTATCTATTAGCAGTGTTTCACAGTCTCTAGGATATCACCCTTCTTTAAGAAATGCGGCATCCATGGTGTCAATGTGTTTTAAATTTGATCGATGTGTTTTAAATTTGATCAATGTGTTAGAGTGTGGCTTGCCCTACATGAAAAAGTATTAAAGGGTGATGTGAACTTGTTGGTTGGCTCCCATAAAATTTAATATGTTCGGGATGTTATCCTGTTTGATGAAATATGCATTTTACCCGAGATTCTTACTTTGTCCGTTCTCCTTAGAGTATCTTCTACCAATTTAATAAATGGCTTTCTTATTTGCCATGCAGGTGATAAAGAAATCCATTAAAGTGCAAAAGATTGCTCGTCATCTAGTGAAACGTTGTTCTCTATTTTCATGGTTATCTTCTCTCATTTCAGTTACTAGAAGGCTTGGGCTTAATGGAGATGAAAATAAATTTTTCATGAAGCATGTATTGGTAGTATTGAAGGTAAGTAGTGCTTAGTTTTTTAGTCAGTTTAACAATTCCTGTTGGATGGAACAAGGTGCTCATTCTGATTTACTTGCATTGCATCATTTGTTTTTCTGGTTTTATCCGTAAATGTTTCCCTGATTTTTGTTTTCAAATTGGTTTGGGATTTGTTTACTCTTACTTGAAAACCTGTTTTTTTTTTAGTGTAGTGTAGTGAAGTTCTACATTACAGACATTTCCACCTGGTAGAAAAAGGCTCTGTTGTTGGTTTTGTTCATTGAACTTAGTACTGAGAGGGGTATGACTTGCAGTTTGATTCTTTGAATCCAAGTTTTTCCAAAGAGGAAGCTCATATCATAAAACATTAAACAACAGTAACTTAATTGTCTTTCGGTCCCTAGTTGAACTGAAGTCGGCACCTAAGACTGATCATGGAATTTCATCTCGATCTCCATGGTGGTCTAGATCATTTAACTCTTCTCTGAAGATTTAGCTGTTGTTCTCTATGTGTGATCTTCAAAGTAGCTTTGATATCACAAAAGTTATTGCCTAAAATTGTTCACCGCTTTTATTTCTGTCAAATGCTTACAAACATCTGACCTTTTTTTTTTTATGTAAAATTATTTTCCGTTTCCTTCTTTTGCACTGACTGCCAATAGCTTTTGTTATTTAGGTTGTCAATGATGTTATTTTGTCCGGAAG from Lathyrus oleraceus cultivar Zhongwan6 chromosome 7, CAAS_Psat_ZW6_1.0, whole genome shotgun sequence encodes the following:
- the LOC127100380 gene encoding uncharacterized protein LOC127100380 isoform X1; translation: MVENSAAGHGGVISYEAKLKELLHRITSSEIKLVSDATKEFVKLLKSDNGAKLLRDYVLSSPKCSELLEAWKLRQGKQGLHYVFALISALLSHRNGKQKQGFNDAESVSIARDLDKFARLIVTDYLNDLYKELNGKELKRQKAALLLLASIVRRGPSIASEVAKSFDFKVSGFAALAKRTRKSEGKREVLLRKSFVGFAMSFLEVGKPGLLRWILQQREMYSGVLRGLENDDDETVVFVLSTLRDYVLVEASLVPPGLRSVLFGSVTLEQLVGICGREGGGDAAKIAFDVLVLVCTDPSNGLMPDSKKRPHPLKGNQKRMMDLLKKMWPTEVQYHRDLLLAIVNAQPTFGLLYIKEFPHNVENYKSSSWIFAVSLAADLVSSISNGISKEFGNSRSNVSSSIDNMDLLDIVKCLFPRPFSRSMFNKGLHHANSFVKHGTLRLLLELLKLLDSLFDGLNHNSSSGNPLMQHMVSVKQEIQNYVQPYLPDLQVLLNLLSSLDTCYESNNSSLKRNASHREHDGNSRKKLKMDTSESDIDIIVGGISSAPDIDLSGNRGTVDDALKEDAPDDAEDLKNNIGEIWGLELHSIGISTLKDAESYLLSKLLDALRYYHRSLPLTLDHSFDSFKGLLKNPLELTSHLQVSLLSLLMEYIQWCPENEIPTRTPAMLYKYLQPFTNLFMFSPIKKARSLAYRLAMAAMYSTGAFDGNLHEIHAWLLFLPGYQREHSPVNILEVDVLHNLTSFVITFLCDAVSTLGNNLVKYWNILKNHVHSLEGDKDLSPDVSPFIVCLLEKCLKVIRSKSGACSLPKKSIVLLYTCNTVKYLLQTQVNAELLSSVVNADLTERLADSYEHDEVFPEWKPLKNLLDFVEGISHQQSCCLLSGKKESVHPDGSLGNSLGDVNRLLGGGDDHRMAETTVAFISSIVCENTDKISTNLPSGVIISRDLLDVPFSLLSSIYFLDYSVLVHASKRWPVTFYAGLDMAISDLCSDSQNAALIETSNLTLCPDSLTCGQLLEAFEPDSAAFSIVLKQTPFHVIFPAMMCMNGHCASKLSKMQDLLLHKLRESVNDHSLLPSLQLVLFWTHQIQLSHKFIPLAEIEQLLNICVILVQNLLGQLLVPESCSDLSIKDSAFSFSSHYIEEVITTICCHPSILMSLSFSLGNSRNINGNTGTDFDILNVLSGEGFKNFGNPILDILTMNLDNMWSLFGAHLCGSKAEDVANNFVKIFKGLQQKLFLEIKKRFELCIGVKDTTPLLPTLYALHTLHRFLSPFQLLELVDWMFNRVGMDDLPTKMSFLSVGCSLAAYAFSTLSFYFQKSSGNRISYDLFWEMGESNLKADIFEQIYSKVVDFSVNHEIDCADSCLHEAVNALYKQKNMQQENFHPLMLVVRKVIMNTPVKLLSLCLYKMNAKRARLLHILTELSSLHSSIFGHLFLGLVKRSLDHDLGVAEALDLSLSEDQLILLLPTSLSYLRLILKRFGDLSHRDDFKQIPYFYSKILLKGFSQWKSFLSKDIFEEEYGESVPSSVQELLCLTDCSLLGKTIHMLQYHFALNGVSLKLKKRLKLFKSIFPKLALHDELMDCHSQCIDSYSLCQSFNIINHVVAKISLCKMLLFHEEGGDLKEVAVEMQNNLKASRIRFINVLVDIWQVIVQKFSLSSDQSRTGKSTSISLLYNHLEVFVLTTILELTGEMQSDLIQSQSITFLEILFRSALLYRFSDPMTMKTLQVIVTRLNKGRLSYDLYLQLLLAHSQFAPTLHSARRPAGSFLKPVSSILKCIAIPFLDHSENNEKHKVLTTKLSKGPLEIVKLLWILLWTKARETDLDSRNEIGINLKELLALLRYSYGATLSEIDLAIYNVMKQIESMTGSCPQNLEVNSEAIEEWTKSQQRDNFPIDPDVCVSTVLFFPYDRSISDEVPSVNKTEIDSIRKKMYSSHVELKERYDPVFILRFSNYGLSKASIEPVEFAGSGLLAIAFVSMSSPDQGIRRLAYDTLLKYKNALENVLQKCQKRKDVMGLRLLMNSVQNSIEESWKRIPSVIALFAAEASCVLLDSSHDHYAAINTFLIQSSKLNMKVIPLFDNFIWSSSVNFKSERSWILRLVYAGLNSDDDAMIYIRNSILETLMSFYVSPFSDAVSKDLIIEVIKKSIKVQKIARHLVKRCSLFSWLSSLISVTRRLGLNGDENKFFMKHVLVVLKVVNDVILSGSMSKWIQNHGLEQLTELSSNLFSFVLHDVTMTDESVELVNPFLQMIVSVLKFSQKRKICQPHFTLSVEGLYQIYQAGSVCNQASKGINPDFALEAILMSPPPISIFLMDQERLQNFIIWAISTALASDSSQRLRSNESHIFVKKEESHDDSLVSKFLRWLTASVINGKLHQKSNDIYSGFAETHKLESLHSLLVHVENTSGQRHDINIGCEELLASTIFYLHLLPGINQELLPSVVSALCLLTFGASNLQVGRTILLQGYDAIISSNSSRVRCPPEANPDWRWSFYQPRKDQSLEVTGTGTQNMEEYHACQNLLVIVANVLGGKKLESACLSPLDVEISSLIKWERSLLTECLL